One stretch of Rathayibacter festucae DSM 15932 DNA includes these proteins:
- a CDS encoding ABC transporter ATP-binding protein: MSAAAASAPGAAASSAMVDVRGLDVVFGHAKVLHGVDLRVERGRTVGVVGESGSGKSTLAKVLVGSVRAAAGTASVDGVDIVAANRSAMHAYRRRTQMIPQDPYSSLSPRRTIAQTLAEAIDPVRARVGRNEELIVAWLERVGLSADMRHRFPHEFSGGQRQRVAIARGLIIDPTFVIADEITSALDVSVQGQILDLLAGIKESLGLTMMFISHNLAVVQRVSDEVVVLYRGEVVEAGPVERIYADPQHWYTRRLLDADPGSPGFSLSGAASVPAKESA, encoded by the coding sequence GTGAGCGCCGCCGCCGCTTCGGCCCCCGGAGCCGCCGCGTCGTCCGCGATGGTCGACGTCCGCGGTCTCGACGTGGTCTTCGGGCACGCGAAGGTCCTGCACGGCGTCGACCTGCGGGTCGAGCGCGGCCGCACCGTCGGCGTGGTCGGCGAGTCCGGCTCCGGCAAGTCGACCCTCGCCAAGGTGCTGGTCGGCTCGGTCCGCGCGGCGGCCGGCACGGCGAGCGTCGACGGCGTCGACATCGTCGCCGCCAACCGCTCGGCGATGCACGCCTACCGCCGGCGCACGCAGATGATCCCGCAGGACCCGTACTCCTCGCTCTCGCCGCGGCGCACCATCGCGCAGACCCTCGCCGAGGCGATCGACCCGGTCCGCGCCCGCGTCGGCCGGAACGAGGAGCTGATCGTCGCCTGGCTGGAGCGCGTCGGCCTCAGCGCCGACATGCGGCACCGGTTCCCGCACGAGTTCTCCGGCGGGCAGCGCCAGCGCGTCGCGATCGCCCGCGGGCTGATCATCGACCCGACCTTCGTGATCGCCGACGAGATCACCTCCGCCCTCGACGTCTCGGTGCAGGGCCAGATCCTCGATCTGCTCGCCGGGATCAAGGAGTCGCTCGGCCTGACGATGATGTTCATCTCGCACAATCTCGCCGTCGTCCAGCGCGTCAGCGACGAGGTCGTGGTGCTCTACCGCGGCGAGGTCGTCGAGGCCGGCCCGGTCGAGCGGATCTACGCCGACCCCCAGCACTGGTACACCCGCCGCCTGCTCGACGCCGACCCGGGCTCGCCCGGCTTCAGCCTCTCCGGAGCGGCGTCGGTCCCCGCGAAGGAGAGCGCATGA
- a CDS encoding amidohydrolase family protein, which translates to MTARLPLTPMAEGVLRLVGATLVDGTGAAPLEDSEVEIRDGVIAYAGPRRAVPVLEGRAVDVSGAFLLPGFVDVHVHLAMVPVAPEAARERFPEEDVLEIAGLLRRTLDAGVTTARDLDGLSPGYREAVARGAVDGPRLHLAIAMLSPTGGHADPHHRNGSLPAWAVRPGMPAPGLVDTDEDVVRMVRTLVRTGADVIKVATSGGLGSPNDDARDVGITQKQVALIAELLAERGGRPITAHALSDDAARAAVLGGATSIEHGYDLSDETLALMRERGTTLVPTLSILVRAFDPATTTAERLRQRELLRERGLDSVRRAVAAGIPLALGTDAGVHPHGRNLAELAQLVAVGLTPLEALSAGTLGGARLLGLDAQLGSVEPGKLADLVLTEVDPLADIATLGDPAAVRAVLQSGRVVKDLDGRLG; encoded by the coding sequence ATGACCGCCCGGCTGCCCCTCACCCCCATGGCCGAGGGCGTGCTCCGGCTCGTCGGCGCGACGCTCGTCGACGGCACCGGTGCGGCTCCGCTCGAGGACTCCGAGGTCGAGATCCGCGACGGCGTGATCGCCTACGCGGGGCCGCGCCGCGCGGTTCCGGTGCTCGAGGGTCGCGCGGTCGACGTGTCCGGCGCGTTCCTGCTGCCGGGCTTCGTCGACGTCCACGTGCACCTCGCGATGGTGCCCGTCGCCCCGGAGGCGGCGCGCGAGCGCTTCCCGGAGGAGGACGTCCTCGAGATCGCCGGGCTCCTGCGCCGCACGCTCGACGCCGGCGTCACCACCGCCCGCGACCTCGACGGGCTCTCGCCGGGCTACCGCGAGGCCGTCGCGCGCGGAGCGGTCGACGGCCCGCGCCTGCACCTCGCGATCGCCATGCTCTCGCCGACCGGCGGCCACGCCGATCCGCACCACCGCAACGGCAGCCTGCCGGCCTGGGCCGTGCGCCCGGGCATGCCCGCGCCCGGACTCGTCGACACGGACGAGGACGTGGTCCGGATGGTCCGCACCCTCGTCCGCACCGGCGCCGACGTGATCAAGGTCGCCACCTCGGGCGGGCTCGGCTCACCGAACGACGACGCCCGCGACGTCGGGATCACGCAGAAGCAGGTCGCCCTGATCGCGGAGCTGCTCGCCGAGCGCGGCGGCCGGCCGATCACCGCGCACGCCCTCTCCGACGACGCCGCGCGCGCCGCCGTGCTGGGCGGCGCGACGAGCATCGAGCACGGCTACGACCTCTCCGACGAGACCCTCGCGCTGATGCGCGAGCGCGGGACGACGCTCGTGCCGACCCTGAGCATCCTGGTGCGCGCGTTCGACCCGGCGACGACGACCGCAGAGCGGCTCCGGCAGCGCGAGCTGCTGCGCGAGCGCGGTCTCGACTCGGTGCGCCGGGCCGTCGCGGCGGGGATCCCGCTCGCGCTCGGCACCGACGCCGGCGTGCACCCGCACGGCCGGAACCTCGCCGAGCTGGCGCAGCTGGTCGCCGTCGGGCTCACCCCGCTCGAGGCATTGAGCGCCGGCACCCTCGGCGGCGCCCGCCTGCTGGGCCTCGACGCGCAGCTCGGCTCGGTCGAGCCGGGCAAGCTCGCCGACCTGGTGCTGACCGAGGTCGATCCGCTGGCCGACATCGCGACGCTGGGCGATCCAGCGGCGGTGCGCGCGGTCCTGCAGTCGGGCCGCGTGGTGAAGGACCTCGACGGGCGGCTGGGCTAG